In Curtobacterium sp. TC1, the following proteins share a genomic window:
- a CDS encoding response regulator gives MTTTPPADGRIRVALVDDQALFRTGIRMLIGSQPDLQFVGEAGDGAEGVELVRRARPDVVLMDVRMPVMDGITATSHIVEQAGTDGAKVLVLTTFDFDEAAAKAIRAGASGFVLKDADPEFLLAAVRTVHAGTAVFAASATRELLRRYDDSVEQAATVPATFDDLTPREREIFDLAARGFSNSEIAQHEYVSEATVKTHISRVLTKLGLRDRVRLVVFAHEHGLVGKAD, from the coding sequence ATGACCACCACCCCGCCGGCCGACGGCCGGATCCGCGTCGCCCTCGTCGACGACCAGGCACTCTTCCGCACGGGCATCCGGATGCTCATCGGCTCCCAACCCGACCTGCAGTTCGTCGGCGAGGCGGGCGACGGCGCCGAGGGCGTCGAGCTCGTCCGCCGCGCCCGCCCGGACGTCGTCCTGATGGACGTCCGCATGCCCGTGATGGACGGCATCACGGCGACCTCGCACATCGTCGAGCAGGCCGGGACCGACGGCGCCAAGGTGCTCGTCCTGACCACGTTCGACTTCGACGAGGCCGCGGCGAAGGCCATCCGCGCCGGGGCGAGCGGCTTCGTGCTGAAGGACGCCGACCCGGAGTTCCTGCTCGCCGCCGTGCGGACCGTGCACGCCGGCACCGCGGTCTTCGCGGCCTCGGCGACGCGGGAGCTCCTGCGTCGGTACGACGACTCGGTCGAGCAGGCCGCGACCGTGCCGGCGACGTTCGACGACCTGACACCGCGTGAGCGCGAGATCTTCGACCTGGCGGCCCGCGGCTTCAGCAACAGCGAGATCGCGCAGCACGAGTACGTCAGCGAGGCGACCGTGAAGACCCACATCTCGCGGGTCCTGACGAAGCTCGGACTCCGCGACCGCGTGCGCCTCGTCGTGTTCGCCCACGAGCACGGACTGGTGGGCAAGGCCGACTGA
- a CDS encoding ABC transporter ATP-binding protein: MTTSHAPIIRLDHVSKHYGDAARRVTALDDVSVDIGAGEFTAVMGPSGSGKSTLMHVAAGLDAVSAGRIQIDGVDITGLGDKDLTELRRRRLGFVFQSFNLVPTLDVSENIRLPFLLGGHKPSKDESAWIDRLVDQLGLGNRLSHRPHQLSGGQQQRVAIARALASRPAVVVADEPTGALDSRTGRDVLAILRGAVQEWGQSVVMVTHDPVAAANADRILFLADGRVVADRPAMDAGAISTTMLGMEAAA, from the coding sequence ATGACCACCAGCCACGCTCCGATCATCCGACTCGACCACGTGTCCAAGCACTACGGCGACGCCGCGCGCCGGGTCACAGCGCTCGACGACGTCAGCGTCGACATCGGCGCGGGGGAGTTCACCGCCGTGATGGGGCCGTCCGGGTCCGGCAAGTCGACCCTCATGCACGTTGCCGCCGGCCTCGACGCGGTGTCCGCCGGCCGCATCCAGATCGACGGCGTCGACATCACCGGGCTCGGCGACAAGGACCTGACCGAGCTCCGTCGCCGCCGGCTCGGGTTCGTGTTCCAGTCGTTCAACCTGGTACCGACGCTCGACGTCAGCGAGAACATCCGGCTGCCGTTCCTGCTCGGCGGGCACAAGCCGTCGAAGGACGAGAGCGCGTGGATCGACCGGTTGGTCGACCAGCTCGGACTCGGCAACCGGCTGTCGCACCGGCCGCACCAGCTGTCGGGTGGGCAGCAGCAGCGCGTCGCCATCGCCCGGGCGCTCGCCTCGCGGCCGGCAGTCGTCGTCGCCGACGAGCCGACCGGTGCCCTCGACTCGCGCACCGGCCGTGACGTCCTCGCGATCCTGCGCGGCGCCGTGCAGGAGTGGGGTCAGAGCGTCGTCATGGTGACCCACGACCCCGTCGCCGCCGCCAACGCCGACCGGATCCTGTTCCTCGCCGACGGCCGGGTCGTCGCCGACCGCCCGGCGATGGACGCCGGCGCGATCTCCACCACGATGCTGGGGATGGAGGCGGCAGCGTGA
- a CDS encoding ABC transporter permease produces the protein MNGVRSFAPTVLVAALGTTFGSALVIAPGIVTEALGAVGLADLGPVKAILSVVGWLFLGIALYVGAIVTANTCATLIAGQTRIIALQRLVGATGATLRARITRTGLVVGVLGGLIGAVVGTGLSAVFVVVLRGNGFLPDTDYTLLPWELVLPVVAVVLATWGAFAAGSRRVLTVTPLEALSSSVEPSHDDVRSGTARKVWAIVLMAGGAALMLIGLAVSAGSPIAVLPAALGGFVSFAGVAVGATIVMPPVLQLIGRIGSHDPVVLLAGRNAMRAPGRSSRATIGLVIGVTLLVTFAVALGIMQHVLEAQLEDLGQGQMTTEMVQAQRDFFVQLNAVVSVIVGFSAVIAAVGVVNALALGVLQRRRELGLLRVLGLTGAQVRRMIVTEAVQMVVAAVVSGLVLGTFYGWVGGQTLLGSLGTPVTPVLPPLTIGIVVVGALVLAVVATIAPVRRAMRVPPTEALAVD, from the coding sequence GTGAACGGCGTCCGCTCCTTCGCCCCGACCGTGCTGGTCGCGGCGCTCGGCACGACGTTCGGCTCAGCACTCGTCATCGCCCCGGGCATCGTGACCGAGGCGCTCGGCGCCGTCGGGCTCGCCGACCTCGGGCCGGTCAAAGCGATCCTGTCCGTCGTCGGTTGGCTGTTCCTCGGGATCGCGCTGTACGTCGGCGCGATCGTCACCGCCAACACCTGCGCGACCCTCATCGCCGGGCAGACCCGGATCATCGCGCTGCAGCGTCTCGTCGGTGCCACGGGTGCGACCCTCCGTGCCCGGATCACCCGGACCGGCCTGGTCGTCGGGGTACTCGGCGGGCTGATCGGCGCCGTCGTCGGCACCGGACTGTCCGCGGTGTTCGTCGTCGTCCTGCGCGGCAACGGCTTCCTGCCCGACACCGACTACACGCTCCTGCCGTGGGAACTCGTGCTGCCGGTCGTCGCGGTCGTCCTGGCGACCTGGGGAGCCTTCGCCGCGGGCTCCCGCCGGGTGCTGACCGTCACCCCGCTCGAGGCGCTGTCGTCGAGCGTCGAACCGAGCCACGACGACGTCCGCTCCGGCACCGCCCGCAAGGTCTGGGCCATCGTGCTCATGGCCGGCGGCGCGGCGCTCATGCTCATCGGGCTCGCGGTCAGCGCGGGCTCGCCCATCGCGGTGCTGCCGGCGGCACTCGGCGGGTTCGTGTCCTTCGCGGGCGTCGCGGTCGGGGCGACGATCGTGATGCCGCCCGTCCTGCAGCTCATCGGCCGCATCGGCTCGCACGACCCCGTCGTCCTGCTCGCCGGCCGCAACGCCATGCGTGCGCCGGGTCGGTCCTCGCGGGCGACGATCGGGCTCGTGATCGGCGTCACCCTGCTCGTCACCTTCGCGGTCGCGCTCGGCATCATGCAGCACGTGCTCGAGGCCCAGCTCGAGGACCTGGGGCAGGGCCAGATGACGACCGAGATGGTGCAGGCGCAGCGCGACTTCTTCGTGCAGCTGAACGCCGTCGTCAGTGTCATCGTCGGGTTCTCCGCCGTGATCGCCGCCGTCGGGGTCGTGAACGCGCTCGCACTCGGGGTCCTGCAGCGTCGCCGTGAGCTCGGGCTGCTGCGGGTCCTCGGACTCACCGGGGCGCAGGTCCGCCGGATGATCGTGACCGAGGCCGTGCAGATGGTCGTCGCGGCCGTCGTCTCCGGGCTCGTGCTCGGCACCTTCTATGGCTGGGTCGGCGGGCAGACGCTGCTCGGATCGCTGGGCACCCCGGTCACGCCCGTGCTGCCGCCGCTCACCATCGGGATCGTCGTCGTCGGGGCGCTCGTGCTCGCGGTCGTCGCGACGATCGCGCCGGTGCGGCGCGCGATGCGCGTCCCCCCGACCGAAGCGCTCGCGGTCGACTGA